From Corynebacterium pseudotuberculosis:
CCTGGGAGCTGGCAGAGACGGAAAAAGCGGCGCGTGATTTGGATGCGCTTAATCTGCCGATGTTGTATTCGCGCACGGCTGAGGTTGTTTTTGCGGCAGCGCGGGCATGGGCTGAAGCCGTGGCAACGGAACACCCTGGGTACACGCGTACGATGCGAGGTTCATATCCACCGGCGTTTCTTAACGAGCGCGCGCGTATCGACGCCGTCGTGGCGAGGGTCATCGCTAAACGTGCGGGATCCGGCGAGTACGTTGGCTAAATCATGAGCCAGAAAAGCACACCTTTTGGGGTGTACATTCATGTTCCGTTTTGCTCTTCACGCTGTGGATACTGCGACTTTAATACGTATACGCCTGGTGAGCTAGGAAGTTCTGCTTCCCCGGAAAGTTATTTGAACGCTTTGGAAATAGAGCTGGATTTAGCGGCGCAGATTCGAGCGAGCTCGGGTGACACTAGAGAAGCCAGTACAGTTTTTGTGGGCGGTGGTACCCCGTCAATGCTCGGCGCAGCCGGCCTAGACCGTGTGCTGCTCGCCGTGCGTAGTTCCACGGGAATAGCCCCTGGCGCGGAGGTGACTACGGAGTCAAATCCGGAATCCACGAGTCCTGAGTTCTTTCATTCCTTATTGGAGTCTGGTTTTACTAGGGTCTCCCTGGGCATGCAATCGGCGTCTTCGAGCGTGCTGAAAGTACTCGAGCGCAAGCACACCCCTGGACGCGCGTTTGCTGCGGCTAAGGAAGCTCTTGCCGCAGGGTTTAATCATGTCAATCTGGACATGATCTACGGCACTCCCACAGAGACAAATGAGGATGTTCGTGAGACTCTTTCGCGCGTCGTGGACACAGGCGTGGATCATGTGAGTGCGTATTCTTTGATCGTGGAGGACGGCACGGCGATGGCGCGCAAAGTCCGCCGTGGGGAATTGCCGCCTCCTGATGAAGACACGTATGCGGATCGCTATTGGATGATTGATCAAGCCCTGCGTCAAGAAGGTTTCTCTTGGTATGAGGTCTCTAACTGGGCGCGCGAGGGAGGCGAGTGCCAACATAATATGGGGTATTGGCGCGACGGCGATTGGTGGGGCGCTGGCCCTGGTGCTCACTCTCATATCGCGCAGCGCCGCTTCCACAATATTAAGCATCCGGCTAGCTACTCTAAAGCCCTCCTAGCGGGAGAATTGCCGGTCAAGGAAGAAGAGACTTTGAGCGATGTGGAACGGCATGAGGAGAAGGTCATGCTTGGCTTGCGACTCAAAGAAGGAGTAAGCATCGCAGAGTTTTCGGCAGGCGAGCTGGACGTGATTGAGTCGCGGGTTAAGCAAGGCCTGCTGCATATGAATGCCGGTCGGGTGCGATTGACGGAGAAAAGCAGGCTCTTGGCGGATGGAATTATCGCGGACATCTTGGTTGCAGACTGAGAGCTGTAGAGCGCAACGATTAAGCTGGTTTGCGGTAATGGCGAGCAGAGACATCCATGAGGAGGGAAACCACCATGGCGGAATCTACTGAAAAACGCAGGCGTGAAGTACTTCGCGCAATAGTGGCGGACTATATCCAATCTCAGGAACCTGTGGGGTCAAAGGCTCTTTTAGAGAGACATAATTTAAACGTCAGTTCGGCGACTATCCGCAACGATATGGCGGTATTGGAGTCCGAGGGGTTTATCATGCAACAGCATGCGAGCTCTGGACGGGATCCCCACGGAGAAGGCATATCGTGCATTCGTCGATTCTCTGAGCGACATTAAACCTATGTCCGCAGCGGAGCGCCGGGCCATTTTGCTTTTCCTTGAAGGCGGTGTGGACCTTGAGGATGTTTTGCGCCGATCGGTGCAGCTGCTGAGCCAGTTGACCCGGCAAGCGTCGGTAATTCAGCTGCCTAATCTTAAAGTTTCACGCGTTAAACACTGTGAAGTTGTGTTGTTGAGCCCAGTACGGCTTTTGCTTGTGCTGATCACCGATAATGGGCGAGTAGAGCAGCGCAATGTGGAGCTAGATCAAGTATGCGAGCAGGAACATGTAATGAAGCTTCGAGACGCTCTCAACCGGGCCCTAGACGGTAAAACGCTCAGCGACGCCTCGGTATCCTTGGCCGAATTGGCAGACCCCACTAATACGGACGTCTTAGTTTCGCCAGAAATTCAACCGATGATACTGAGATGCGCGACTGTGCTTATTGAGACCCTGGTGGAACAGCCGAACGATCGTCTTATTCTCGCTGGTGCATCAAACCTCACCCGCATTGCTCGAGACTTGCCTGCGGCGTTGCCTTCCATGTTGGAAGCTCTAGAAGAGCAAGTAGTGGTGTTGAAGCTGCTCACCAACGTCCAGGGCCTCGGCCACGTGAGTGTTCTGATTGGCAAGGAGAATGAGGACGAGCAATTACGCGGCACATCGGTAGTTACCACCGGTTATGGCGCGCAGGGAGAAACCCTAGGTGGTTTAGGCGTAGTGGGCCCCACATTCATGGATTATTCTGGAACGATGTCTAAGGTCTACGCTGTGGCTCAATAGGTATCGAGGGTTCTTAGCGGGGAGTGAGCGCCTTTTACGGAGGCATCCTTGCTCCCGTGGGTCGGTTTCCTTTTTCAGTATCGTTCGCCACTAGCGAATCAGGTGCCCTAATTTTCTCTCCATGGCATGAGCATCGTTATCATTGTTGTTTCGGTCCTTTCAGTTCATATCATGGTGTTTGCGCTGTTGTTTTAGATATCCAGATGTGAATGCCAAGAAATGATTGAGCTTGGTTGGGTTTTATATTTCTCAAAAAATAGCTGAAGGAAGAATTCTTTTACTGTGGCTCGTGACTATTACGCAATCCTTGGCGTCGAACGTGACGCCACTGATAACGAGATTAAGAAGGCATACCGCAAGCTTGCCCGTAAGTACCACCCGGACGTTAACGGGTCGGACGAGGCCGCGGAGAAGTTCAGCGAGCTCTCAATCGCACAAGAAGTGCTGCTAGACCCCGACAAGCGTCGCATTGTAGATATGGGCGGAGACCCCATGGAGCAAGGCGGCGGCGCAGGCTATGGCGCCGGAGGCTTTGGCGGCGGCGGCCTAGGCGACATCTTTGAGGCATTCTTTGGCGGTGGGGGCGCCTCGCGTGGCCCTCGATCGCGCGTTCAGCCAGGAAACGATGCTCTCCTTCGCACCTCATTGACACTGGAAGAGGCATTTTCTGGAGTAAAGAAGCCCATCACCATTGATACTGCTGTTCTGTGCGATGTGTGCGAGGGAACCGGTTCGAAGACCAAGGCAAAGCCCAAGATGTGCACGCATTGTGGCGGAACTGGTGAAATCCAGCAGGTGCAGCGTTCCTTCCTGGGCAATGTGATGACTACTACACCGTGCCCGGTATGCCAAGGAACCGGTGAGGTCATTCCTGATCCTTGTGATAAATGCGCGGGCGATGGTCGCGTGAAAGCTCAGCGTGATCTGGTGGTCAATGTCCCAGCAGGCATTGCAGACGGAATGCGTATCCGTATGGCAGGTCAGGGCGAGGTAGGCCACGGGGGAGGTCCCGCAGGAGACCTTTATGTAGAGATCAACATCCGACCTCATGCTGTGTTCCACAGAGAAGGTAATGATCTACATCTAAAGGTCCACGTACCCATGGTTGATGCTGCACTGGGTGCTGAGCTGAATGTGGAATCCTTGGACGGGGAAACCATTACGTTTGCAATCCCCGCAGGTACTCAGCCTGCCGAACGCATTGTGGTGGAAGGCAAAGGCATGCCGCAACTCCGCAACACCGGCAATGGAAATATGATTGCTCACGTTGATGTGACTGTGCCGACGGCATTGGATGAGACGTCGAGAAGCCTGCTTACTCAGCTGCGCGAGCATCGTGATGAGGCAGCAAAGGTCTCGCACGCCGGGGACGGCGAAGAATCACTGTTTGACCGCATACGTAATAAGTTCCGCAGATAACTCGAGGACCCACCTGATGTCGTTGCCTACCTTTGTGTACGACCTTGATGCTGTTCTTCAAGGTCAGCACCCCCGCCTGCCCGAGGTAGGAGAGATCGCTCGCTTGGATGGGGCTGAGGGGCGTCATGCTGTGAGCGTGAAACGCATCGTGGCCGGAGAGCGCATCAAGCTTATCGACGCTCACGGCGCCTATGCTGAAGCGCTGGTAACGGAAACTTCCGGGAAAGACAGGCTCGCAGCGCGCGTTGAGATTAGTGAAACGCAAAGCCCTGTGGGCCCATCGGTTACAGTTTTCCAGGCGATTCCTAAATCAGAGCGCTCGGAACTGGCTGTTGACCTGCTTACCCAAGGCGGCGTGGACGCGATAGTTCCATGGGAAGCTCAGCGTTGTGTTGCTAAATGGTCGGGGACTAAACGCGAAAAGAGCGTGCAAAAGTGGCGGGCGGCCGCGGTTGCGGCGGCTAAACAATCACGACGCTCTGCTATACCGACGATTGGTTCTCCCATTAATACGTCGGAGTTGGCTCTGAGACTTAAAACAGAGGGCTTTGATCTGGTCTTGATGCTGCATGAGGATGCGCAGCAGGCTTTTGCAGCCCTTCCATTGCAACAGGCGAGCTCGATTGCGTTGATCATTGGCCCTGAGGGCGGCATTGGCCAGGAAGAATCCTCTGAGCTGCAAGCTGCGGGCGCGCGATTGGCCAAGTTGGGGCCTGAAGTTCTGCGGACTGCCTCGGCAGGAATCGTCGCGCTTGCGGCAATCGGTGTCCTGACTTCACGCTGGTAGAATCCAGCACAGACAGAGAACAACTAGAGATAGGTTGAATCAGTATAGTGGCTAGTGAGCAACAAACCGTGCGTGTCCGCAGAGATGCTGGCATCATCACCAAAACTGTTGAGATAGATGAGCAGCACTTACAGACGGTGCTCGGGGTCACCGACGAGAACCTAAAAGTATTAGAGAATCAACTCGATTGCTCTATCTTTGTTCGTGGCACTCAGGTCACGCTGACTGGTCCTGACCATGAGGTCGCTCGCGCAGTGAAAGTGCTCAAAGAACTGCAATCTATAGCTAGGAGAGGGCATGTGATTAGCCCAGCCTCCGTAAAACATGCCATAGGAATAGTGACTGTCGAGGCTCCCCAGTCCGTGTCTCAAGTACTTGCAAGCGACATCATCGCGCGTCGCGGAAAAGTGATTCGGGCAAAGACACTCGGCCAGAAGCATTACGTTGACGCCATAGATGACAACACTATTGTTTTTGGCCTAGGTCCAGCGGGTTCTGGAAAGACCTACCTTGCCATGGCCAAAGCTGTCCAGGCATTGCAAACCAAGCAGGTGAGTCGGATCATTCTCACACGCCCTGCGGTAGAAGCAGGGGAGAAGCTTGGTTTTCTTCCCGGTACCTTGAACGAGAAGATCGATCCTTATCTGCGCCCGCTCCATGACGCGCTCAGGGACATGGTGGATCCAGAAATTATCCCCAAACTCATGGAAGCCGGAATCGTGGAGGTCGCCCCCCTCGCCTACATGCGAGGCCGTACGCTCAATGATGCTTTTGTGATTCTCGATGAAGCCCAGAATACGACTGCAGCGCAGATGAAGATGTTCCTGACTCGTTTGGGATTTGGCTCAAAGATGGTGGTCACAGGGGACATCACCCAGGTGGACCTGCCGGGAGGACAGAAGTCCGGCTTAAGGCTGGTGCGAGACATTCTTCGGGGCGTAGAAGACGTAGATTTCTGTGAACTTACTTCAGCAGACGTGGTCAGACATCAGCTCGTGGGGCGCATTGTGGAAGCCTACGACGACTATGAAGAAAACCTGGAGCGGGCGGCGCGGGCGCGTCGGCAAGCAGAAAGCGAGAGCTAAGTGAGCATCGAAGTCGTTAATGAATCAGGTTGTGACGGGGTCAACGAGGAAGCTCTTATCGACGTAGCCACGTTTGTACTGGGAGAGATGGATGTGCACCCAGACGCAGAGGTAACTATTTCAGTCGTCGACGTCCCCACCATGAGCGACCTACACGTGCGTTGGATGGACCTTGAAGGCCCCACGGACGTGATGAGCTTTCCCATGGACGAGCTCACCCCGGGGATGGGGCGTCCCGACGCTGGTGCCCCAGGGCCCGCCTTGCTCGGAGACATCATCCTGTGCCCGGATTTTGCTATGAAGCAGGCAGAAAAAGCCGGACATGACCTGGGACATGAACTCGCTCTGCTCACTACCCATGGATGCTTGCATCTTCTTGGATATGACCACATCGAGCCTGCGGATGAACAAACAATGTTCTCACTGCAAAATGAGTTGTTATCCGATTGGTATGGATTCTGTGAAAAGCGCGGCGTGGAGTTTCAACCCAAACCCTCCAACGCTGGGGCTTTCCCAACAGCCGCAGAACGGGTGGAACTAGATAAGCAAGTGCCCGGTGGCGGAATTCCCGCTATCGGGGAGCCGCGATGACCCCTCTTATATGTGGGGCTGCGACCCTAAGCGCACTTCTTCTTTCCGGTTTCTTGGGCGCAGTAGAAGCTGCCGTCAGCTCAATTTCTGTGGCACGCGTTGAGCAGATTAACAAAGACACCGAGTCGCGTGCTTCGCGTACGTTACTGCATGTGCTGGAAAATCGTGCCGAGCACATCAACCTCTTGATTTTATTGCGTACGCTTCTCGACGTCACAGCGGCTGCCTTCGCAGCATTGCTAGCCATTGACCTCATCGAGTCAAGTGTTTGGGCGCTTACCGCAGCGATTGTCGGCGTATCGCTTATCACGTTTACTGTTATCGGAGTTTTTTCCCGGACCGTGGGGCGAAAGAATCCCTATACAGTCTCTTTATCTTCCGCGTGGTTATTAAGAGCATTATCGGCAGTCCTGGGACCAATCCCGCGGCTACTCATCAAGATCGGCAATATCATTGCTCCCGGCCCTGGCTTTCAAGATGGACCGTATTCCACTGAGGTGGAGTTGCGTGAAATGGTTGACATCGCTCAAGAACATGGAGTCGTAGAGGTCGAGGAGCGACGGATGATCCAATCCGTCTTTGATCTTGCGTCAACTACAGCCCGCTCGGTCATGGTCCCACGTACAGATATGGTGTGGATTGAGTCCGGAAAGACCGCGGGACAAGCGACGAGTCTGTGTGTGAGATCGGGTTTTTCCCGAATCCCAGTAATCGGCGATACCGTCGATGACATTATTGGGGTGGTCTTTCTTAAAGACCTCGTGCAAAGAACCTACTATTCCACCGACGGCGGGCGCAGCGTGACCGTAGACGAGGTAATGCGCCCACCGACCTTTGTTCCGGATTCTAAAAGCCTTGACACTTTGCTGCATGAGATGCAACGCGACCGTAACCACATCGCTATGCTTGTCGATGAATTTGGCGGGATCGCTGGACTTGTATCCATTGAAGACATCTTGGAAGAAATCGTCGGTGAAATCGCAGATGAATACGACGATCGAGAAATCGCTCCCATCGAACGCCTTGATAGCGAGTCTCTACCCATGTATCGCGTAGTCTCTCGTCTCTCCTTAGAAGACCTTACGGAAACCATCGAAGAGGATCTTGATAGGGAGATTGAGTTTTCTGAAGACATCCGGGACCAGGTGGACACAGTAGGCGGTCTCATAGCCTATGAGATGGGTCGCGTTCCACTCCCAGGCTCTGTAGTGAGTACTAGCGGAATACAACTGCGGGCAGAGGGGGGCCGGGACCGTCGGGGGAGGATCCAGGTAAGGTCTGTGGTCGTTTCAGTGTTACCGGAAGACTCAGCCACGGATTGATGTGCCCTTCGGGGGTACAACAAGTTTGTAATCTGTTAGGTAACGCGC
This genomic window contains:
- the ybeY gene encoding rRNA maturation RNase YbeY, with the protein product MSIEVVNESGCDGVNEEALIDVATFVLGEMDVHPDAEVTISVVDVPTMSDLHVRWMDLEGPTDVMSFPMDELTPGMGRPDAGAPGPALLGDIILCPDFAMKQAEKAGHDLGHELALLTTHGCLHLLGYDHIEPADEQTMFSLQNELLSDWYGFCEKRGVEFQPKPSNAGAFPTAAERVELDKQVPGGGIPAIGEPR
- a CDS encoding 16S rRNA (uracil(1498)-N(3))-methyltransferase gives rise to the protein MSLPTFVYDLDAVLQGQHPRLPEVGEIARLDGAEGRHAVSVKRIVAGERIKLIDAHGAYAEALVTETSGKDRLAARVEISETQSPVGPSVTVFQAIPKSERSELAVDLLTQGGVDAIVPWEAQRCVAKWSGTKREKSVQKWRAAAVAAAKQSRRSAIPTIGSPINTSELALRLKTEGFDLVLMLHEDAQQAFAALPLQQASSIALIIGPEGGIGQEESSELQAAGARLAKLGPEVLRTASAGIVALAAIGVLTSRW
- the hemW gene encoding radical SAM family heme chaperone HemW, which produces MSQKSTPFGVYIHVPFCSSRCGYCDFNTYTPGELGSSASPESYLNALEIELDLAAQIRASSGDTREASTVFVGGGTPSMLGAAGLDRVLLAVRSSTGIAPGAEVTTESNPESTSPEFFHSLLESGFTRVSLGMQSASSSVLKVLERKHTPGRAFAAAKEALAAGFNHVNLDMIYGTPTETNEDVRETLSRVVDTGVDHVSAYSLIVEDGTAMARKVRRGELPPPDEDTYADRYWMIDQALRQEGFSWYEVSNWAREGGECQHNMGYWRDGDWWGAGPGAHSHIAQRRFHNIKHPASYSKALLAGELPVKEEETLSDVERHEEKVMLGLRLKEGVSIAEFSAGELDVIESRVKQGLLHMNAGRVRLTEKSRLLADGIIADILVAD
- a CDS encoding hemolysin family protein, with protein sequence MTPLICGAATLSALLLSGFLGAVEAAVSSISVARVEQINKDTESRASRTLLHVLENRAEHINLLILLRTLLDVTAAAFAALLAIDLIESSVWALTAAIVGVSLITFTVIGVFSRTVGRKNPYTVSLSSAWLLRALSAVLGPIPRLLIKIGNIIAPGPGFQDGPYSTEVELREMVDIAQEHGVVEVEERRMIQSVFDLASTTARSVMVPRTDMVWIESGKTAGQATSLCVRSGFSRIPVIGDTVDDIIGVVFLKDLVQRTYYSTDGGRSVTVDEVMRPPTFVPDSKSLDTLLHEMQRDRNHIAMLVDEFGGIAGLVSIEDILEEIVGEIADEYDDREIAPIERLDSESLPMYRVVSRLSLEDLTETIEEDLDREIEFSEDIRDQVDTVGGLIAYEMGRVPLPGSVVSTSGIQLRAEGGRDRRGRIQVRSVVVSVLPEDSATD
- the dnaJ gene encoding molecular chaperone DnaJ, whose translation is MARDYYAILGVERDATDNEIKKAYRKLARKYHPDVNGSDEAAEKFSELSIAQEVLLDPDKRRIVDMGGDPMEQGGGAGYGAGGFGGGGLGDIFEAFFGGGGASRGPRSRVQPGNDALLRTSLTLEEAFSGVKKPITIDTAVLCDVCEGTGSKTKAKPKMCTHCGGTGEIQQVQRSFLGNVMTTTPCPVCQGTGEVIPDPCDKCAGDGRVKAQRDLVVNVPAGIADGMRIRMAGQGEVGHGGGPAGDLYVEINIRPHAVFHREGNDLHLKVHVPMVDAALGAELNVESLDGETITFAIPAGTQPAERIVVEGKGMPQLRNTGNGNMIAHVDVTVPTALDETSRSLLTQLREHRDEAAKVSHAGDGEESLFDRIRNKFRR
- a CDS encoding PhoH family protein, with the translated sequence MASEQQTVRVRRDAGIITKTVEIDEQHLQTVLGVTDENLKVLENQLDCSIFVRGTQVTLTGPDHEVARAVKVLKELQSIARRGHVISPASVKHAIGIVTVEAPQSVSQVLASDIIARRGKVIRAKTLGQKHYVDAIDDNTIVFGLGPAGSGKTYLAMAKAVQALQTKQVSRIILTRPAVEAGEKLGFLPGTLNEKIDPYLRPLHDALRDMVDPEIIPKLMEAGIVEVAPLAYMRGRTLNDAFVILDEAQNTTAAQMKMFLTRLGFGSKMVVTGDITQVDLPGGQKSGLRLVRDILRGVEDVDFCELTSADVVRHQLVGRIVEAYDDYEENLERAARARRQAESES